CAGGACCGAGAAGGAAACATAACCATCACAAACGGTATTGTGAACTATTCACCTGTCACATCTTTCAGGCTGGCCATCGCACACAGTACTGTCTGGGAACTGGATCTTTCCGTGGAGGGCAGCATATATATCGAGTGTGATATCGAAGCAGATGTCGAGGGTGAGTTCAGTCACTACGCTGAAAAAGAGATCATGTCGTTCACTGAAGAAAAGACAGTATGGCTCAAGGGTATACCTGTAGTAGTCGACATCCGATTCGCTCTCTCCGTCAGGACGGCTGCCGAAGGGACATTCTGTAATTCCTGCACCTACAGCGCTACCTGCTCCGGCGCAATATTCGCAGGGACATCATGGAGAGACGGAGCATGGAACGACTCAGATGAGAGCATCCTCTCGTTTTCTGCCACCCCCCTCACCTGCAACGGCCAGATGGACGGCCACATAGAGATACTGGTCGTCCCCGATGTGACAATATCACTGAGCGGCGAGGTCCTCTTCGACCTGGAGACAGCTCCAGGTACCCTGATTCGCTCGGAAGTCTTCACGCCTCCCGTCTGGTGGTGGGAACTGTCTGGCCTGAACTGTCTGGATATCCAGTATCACGAGGGGATCGCGGGAGACGCCATCCCTCCGCTTCACGGATGGGAAGACTGCGGAGAGACCTTCCTCGTCGGTGGTCCATTTCAAACCGAAGATTTTGTCTTCATAATGTCATGGGGCAAAGAAGGTATCGGAGATTATAGTTTCGGCAACCCATCGGGAGCAGCCACCACACCAGACGGCGGAATACTGGTAAGTGACAATCTCAGCAGCAGGCTCTCGATGTTCGCGTCCGACTCTTCGCTCATCACATCATGGGGGAACCAGGGAAACAGGGCCGGGGAATTCCTCCTGCCCTGTGGAATCGCTACCGGTCCTGATGGTGACATTTTCGTCGTAGACAAGGGAAATCACAGGGTGCAGCGATTCGATCACACCGGAGAATTTATACTTATGTGGGGGAACCACGGCGATGGCAACGGTGAATTTCGGGAACCGGAAGATGTTTGCGCGGCGCCGGATGGTACGGTCCTGATAGTAGACAGCTACAGCAATCGAGTCCAGCGGTTCTATGACGATGGGACATTCATCGAATCCTGGGGCAGTCAGGGCAGCGGCTCAGGAGAGTTCAATGGCGCAATAGGCATCACCTGCGACACCGATGGAAACATCTACGTATCAGAATGCTACAACCACCGCGTTCAGAAATTTTCCCCTGACAGAATCTTCATGACGATGTGGGGGCTGCAGGGTATCTCTCAGGGTGAGTTCAACTGCCCGACAGGGATAGAGGCCGGGCAGGACGGGAAAATATACATAGCCGACTACGGAAACAACAGGGTCCAGATATTCACTTCCGACGGAAGATTCATTTCGTCACTCGGGACTCGGGGCACGGGCGCTGGAGAATTCAACGGTCCACGTGATCTCGCGGTCAGTGGGACCGGGGAATTATTTGTCATAGATTCGGGGAATTTCCGGATACAACGTTTTGCGCCGGTGCCATCTATAATTCGTCCTCGATCCTGACATCCAGGATCGTCCCATCCTCGACATACTCCTCGAGCAGCTGTACATCCCTGACCATATTTTCGAGTTCACCACTGTCACCTTCGAGTAGATCCCGGATCCTGCTTCCTGGAAGATCGCAGGACACCATAAAATCAACGATCTTCTCCAGATATCTTATATCTACACCGATGGAGGAAGCTATCGCTCCCAGTTGTGGGCCATACCTGTCCACGGTCTCCTCGAGTGGCTCGAAAGGGGCATGAGGCGAGTCGAGAAACCTGTCGGAAAAATCCTTTATGACGTGAGTGGACCCATGGAAGGAAATCCTGTTCATCTTTCTCCCCCCTTCTCCGGAGGCTGTTCCGGAATCCCGATCTGTATCAGGGGTCCCGGCAGGTCCTGATTTGCAACAGCCCCGTACAACCGATTGAGGGCTCCCAATATCTCGTTACCAGCTTTTGCGGATATCGGATCGGAGAGGACGAGAGAGAGACGGCTGATCCTTGTTGAAACATAGCTGCTCTGAATAAGCGCGCCCTCTATATTCTCGAAATCGAAAACTTCGCTTTCCCTGTCGAGCGAGATAAGTCCGTTTGCAAAATTCAAAAGCGTCTGAAGCCACAGAGCGTTCGCGGCACATTCACAATCTTTCAGATCGGCCCTGTAAAGGATCGCGTTCTCCAGGTTGACCCCTGTCAGGTCGGCCTTCTTCAGGTCGGCTCCCATCATATTCGCCGATCCGAGATCAGCCCCACTCAACCAGGCTCCCTGAAGGTCCGCCTCCATAAGGTCTGCCCCTGAAAGATCGGCCCCTTCCAGGTTAGCCCCTTTCAGGTCTGCCCCCGAAAGGATCGCCCGGGTGAGGTCCGCTCCCCTGAAGTTGATCCCCGCCAGTTCTTTTACTCTTATATTCGATTCGGAAAGGTCCGGCGTAATGTCCGGGTTGTCCTGCCTCCACGCGTTCCAGGCAGCGACTCCCTGTACCAGAATTTCCTTGTGGACTTGATCTGCCATATTTCTCCTCGACTCCCCCTCCCTGCCCCACATTACACTTACGCAGCAGGACCCGAGATTGTTCCGTATAAGGGTCACATCATGCCTGCGGCACCTTCAGAGAATAATAATGAGACAGTGACGATATTTA
This genomic window from Candidatus Latescibacterota bacterium contains:
- a CDS encoding 6-bladed beta-propeller; the protein is MNAIKPLATAAILLVQAVLISGCGGESPSPPDYPTFYTSVKSSVITVPDCDSFYLHHIDDDIYTFYSWHPLDELKNGVILAGHENGGYMREVISFERNGYFTSILTVPCPLTGVLRRGLVEATFHAGPGPFPGGTDLSGTVLYSTEEQDREGNITITNGIVNYSPVTSFRLAIAHSTVWELDLSVEGSIYIECDIEADVEGEFSHYAEKEIMSFTEEKTVWLKGIPVVVDIRFALSVRTAAEGTFCNSCTYSATCSGAIFAGTSWRDGAWNDSDESILSFSATPLTCNGQMDGHIEILVVPDVTISLSGEVLFDLETAPGTLIRSEVFTPPVWWWELSGLNCLDIQYHEGIAGDAIPPLHGWEDCGETFLVGGPFQTEDFVFIMSWGKEGIGDYSFGNPSGAATTPDGGILVSDNLSSRLSMFASDSSLITSWGNQGNRAGEFLLPCGIATGPDGDIFVVDKGNHRVQRFDHTGEFILMWGNHGDGNGEFREPEDVCAAPDGTVLIVDSYSNRVQRFYDDGTFIESWGSQGSGSGEFNGAIGITCDTDGNIYVSECYNHRVQKFSPDRIFMTMWGLQGISQGEFNCPTGIEAGQDGKIYIADYGNNRVQIFTSDGRFISSLGTRGTGAGEFNGPRDLAVSGTGELFVIDSGNFRIQRFAPVPSIIRPRS
- a CDS encoding pentapeptide repeat-containing protein produces the protein MADQVHKEILVQGVAAWNAWRQDNPDITPDLSESNIRVKELAGINFRGADLTRAILSGADLKGANLEGADLSGADLMEADLQGAWLSGADLGSANMMGADLKKADLTGVNLENAILYRADLKDCECAANALWLQTLLNFANGLISLDRESEVFDFENIEGALIQSSYVSTRISRLSLVLSDPISAKAGNEILGALNRLYGAVANQDLPGPLIQIGIPEQPPEKGGER